The following is a genomic window from Pedobacter sp. KBS0701.
AAAATCCTCGATTTAAAGAAAGATGCAACCACTGAGGATATTAAAAAAGCTTATAGAAAATTAGCCCGAAAACATCATCCAGATCTCAATCCCAACAATGAAGAAGCCAATAAAAAATTTCAGCAAATTAACGAGGCTAACGAAGTTCTAAGCGATCCCGAAAAGAGAAAGAAATACGATAAATACGGCAAAGACTGGCAGCATGCCGATCAGTTAGATGCCCAGCAACAGCAGCAAAGGCAATACCAGTCGCAAGGTCAGGGTTATGGTGGTAATAGCTATTCTGGTGGTTTTGGCGGCGAAGATTTTTCTGATTTCTTTTCTTCCATGTTTGGCGGAGGCGGTGGTAGAAGCAGCAGAAACTCACCTTTTAAAGGCCAGGATTACAATGCCGATTTACAGTTAAACCTACTCGATGCCTATACCACGCACAAACAAACCCTAACGGTTAATGGCAGGCAGGTACGCATTACTATTCCGGCAGGTGTAGAAAACGGACAAAAGATCAAACTTCCAGGCTATGGTGCGCCGGGAGTTAATAATGGCCCTCCAGGCGATCTATTTATAAAATTCAGTATTACCGATGATCCTAAATTCAAACGGAAAGGGAACGATATTTATATCCGGGAGGAAATAGACCTCTATACCGCCATTTTAGGGGGCGAAAAAATTGTGGAAACCTTGAATGGCAAAGTTAAACTTAAAGTGCCGGAGGGAACACAGCCCGATGCCACTTTAAGATTAAAAGGCAAAGGCTTTCCGGTTTACAAAAAAGATAATCAATTTGGCGATCTGTATATTAAATGGCAGGTTAAAATACCCACCCATTTAAATGCTGAACAAAAAGAACTATTCGAAAAACTTTCCAAATTCTAACCATTATGGAAACCTATCTAATTCCTGTAGAAGAAATTTGCGCCTATCACCACGTAGAGATCAATTTTATCCATTCTCTCGAAGATTTTGGCCTCATCCGTACCACCATTAAAAAGCAATCTGTCTTTTTGCCAGTTGATGAATTATCAAAGCTGGAGCAGTACCTGCGTTTGGCAAACGATCTGCAGATTAATTTGGAAGGCATCCATGCTGTTTCTCATCTGCTCAATCAATTGCAAAATATGCAACAGGAAATAACAATACTTCAGAACGAACTAAATTATTATAAGCAACTTAATCAGCAATATTAAACAACCGTTTGTGCAGTATTTCAGATTAAAAGTGCTAACAAAAACATAACCTTTTTAAGATATGTTTCTTAAATTGGCCATCTAATTTTAAAAAATGAGCGATCTTTCTTCAAAATTCATCGAAAAAATAAAGGCATCCTATGCTCCTTCGGGTTCGTATATTTATTTAGGCGCCGGAATTTTAGACGGACAGGTTTACAGTGAAGCTGAAGTTAATTTATCATTAAAAATGATGAATAGACATGGTTTAATTGCCGGGGCAACCGGAACTGGTAAAACGCGCACATTACAATTGTTAGCAGAACAACTGTCGGATGCCGGAGTTCCCGTTTTTATGCTGGATGTTAAAGGCGATTTATCAGGATTGAACCAGCCCGGATCAGTTAACCCTAAAATTGAGGAAAGGGCGAACCAACTCAATAAAGCATTCTCGCCAACCGGTTTCCCTGTTGAGATTTATTCCCTCTCGGGCAAAACAGGTTCGCAGATGCGCGCAACAGTCCTTGAGTTTGGCCCTACACTTTTATCAAAAATCTTAGATTTAAACGATACACAGGCAGGTGTGATGGCGGTTATTTTTAAATATGCCGACGATAATAAAATGCCGGTTATTGATTTAAATGATTTAAAGAAACTGGTTTCTTATCTCTCGGAAGGTGCTGGTGCTGCCGAAATTAAAAGCAGTTATGGCAGTATTTCAACAGCTACATCGGGTACCATGCTTAGGAAAATCGTTGCCATTGAACAGCAGGGATTAGGCGGTATGTTTGGTGAAAAATCATTTGATATTGAAGATCTTTTCGAGCGGGTTGATGGCAAAGGCACCATCAGCCTACTAAACATTGCCGATGTTCAGAACCAGCCTGTATTATATTCAACATTTTTACTCAGCCTGTTGGCTGAGTTATTTAATACTATGCCAGAGGTTGGCGATTTAGATAAGCCAAAACTTGTATTCTTTTTTGATGAAG
Proteins encoded in this region:
- a CDS encoding DnaJ C-terminal domain-containing protein; protein product: MDYIDYYKILDLKKDATTEDIKKAYRKLARKHHPDLNPNNEEANKKFQQINEANEVLSDPEKRKKYDKYGKDWQHADQLDAQQQQQRQYQSQGQGYGGNSYSGGFGGEDFSDFFSSMFGGGGGRSSRNSPFKGQDYNADLQLNLLDAYTTHKQTLTVNGRQVRITIPAGVENGQKIKLPGYGAPGVNNGPPGDLFIKFSITDDPKFKRKGNDIYIREEIDLYTAILGGEKIVETLNGKVKLKVPEGTQPDATLRLKGKGFPVYKKDNQFGDLYIKWQVKIPTHLNAEQKELFEKLSKF
- a CDS encoding chaperone modulator CbpM, with protein sequence METYLIPVEEICAYHHVEINFIHSLEDFGLIRTTIKKQSVFLPVDELSKLEQYLRLANDLQINLEGIHAVSHLLNQLQNMQQEITILQNELNYYKQLNQQY
- a CDS encoding helicase HerA-like domain-containing protein, which translates into the protein MSDLSSKFIEKIKASYAPSGSYIYLGAGILDGQVYSEAEVNLSLKMMNRHGLIAGATGTGKTRTLQLLAEQLSDAGVPVFMLDVKGDLSGLNQPGSVNPKIEERANQLNKAFSPTGFPVEIYSLSGKTGSQMRATVLEFGPTLLSKILDLNDTQAGVMAVIFKYADDNKMPVIDLNDLKKLVSYLSEGAGAAEIKSSYGSISTATSGTMLRKIVAIEQQGLGGMFGEKSFDIEDLFERVDGKGTISLLNIADVQNQPVLYSTFLLSLLAELFNTMPEVGDLDKPKLVFFFDEAHLLFKNSSQAFLEQIETIIRLIRSKGIGVFFCTQAPGDVPESVLGQLGNRVQHALRAFTPNDVDALKKTVNTYPKSDFYEIDKILTSLGTGQALVTVLNEKGIPTEVSATMLTPPRAVMGPLTAADFDQVVHASPMYTKYKDAIDPESAYEILTRRINDQTAAVEQQKEEAEAQKKAEQESKPKPGEKSLVEQVMGATITRQIGKEIVRGIFGMLTGKKTRSKTGGGLFGF